A single Mercenaria mercenaria strain notata chromosome 9, MADL_Memer_1, whole genome shotgun sequence DNA region contains:
- the LOC123546823 gene encoding neural cell adhesion molecule 1-like isoform X1: protein MELLRILLPWIQTVVFIVSIMKTAEGAYDTIKKTKPCVLNHSCKLPCRLEPFRDVTVIWFDGKHEVLTQGMQVYKHTRNLKINKPARNEWELRILRVDLSFADTYWCKTRDGLTLSEITVVIEHAPRLKNKSSSTRTHFLENSLAQLNCEFSGIPEPKVTWYRGPSKERIEGLKDHKLIIRNVTRYASDEYACIAENRHGTSERHMHVFVDFAPEVAVMAPVVYFTGGEMVILGCAVQASPLQKAFWTNHKGIKIERNNWQYEVDDEKESEYFPVRFIQLEINKATIDDEGNYTCHGEDRAGRESRAVVALKIKRF, encoded by the exons ATGGAACTACTACGCATACTGTTACCATGGATACAGACTGTGGTATTCATAG TGAGTATCATGAAAACGGCTGAGGGAGCTTACGACACTATAAAAAAGACAAAACCATGTGTGTTGAATCATTCGTGTAAATTGCCCTGCAGACTGGAGCCATTTAGGGACGTTACT GTTATTTGGTTTGACGGCAAACATGAGGTGCTAACGCAAGGTATGCAAGTATATAAGCATACCAGAAATCTCAAGATAAATAAGCCAGCGAGGAATGAGTGGGAACTCCGTATACTGAGGGTTGATCTAAGCTTTGCTGACACATACTGGTGTAAAACTAGAGACGGGCTTACGCTCTCGGAGATAACAGTTGTCATTGAAC ATGCGCCAAGATTGAAAAATAAGTCTTCTTCTACTCGTACCCATTTCCTTGAAAATTCACTGGCGCAACTGAATTGTGAATTTTCCGGCATACCGGAACCGAAAGTAACGTGGTACCGTGGACCGTCAAAGGAAC GTATTGAAGGTTTAAAGGACCATAAGCTGATCATCAGAAACGTCACAAGGTACGCAAGTGACGAGTACGCTTGCATTGCCGAAAACAGACACGGAACTTCCGAGAGACATATGCATGTATTCGTGGACT TTGCACCTGAAGTTGCGGTGATGGCACCTGTGGTTTATTTTACCGGAGGTGAAATGGTGATATTGGGCTGTGCTGTTCAAGCTTCTCCGCTGCAAAAAGCATTCTGGACTAACCATAAAGGCATTAAGATTGAAAGGAACAACTGGCAATATGAG GTCGACGACGAAAAGGAGAGCGAGTATTTTCCAGTACGCTTTATACAGCTCGAAATAAATAAAGCGACGATAG